One Saccharopolyspora erythraea NRRL 2338 genomic region harbors:
- a CDS encoding maleylpyruvate isomerase family mycothiol-dependent enzyme — translation MSLSTEDVVAEVREGHARIAALVEELTDAQARGDSALPGWSRGHVLTHLADLARAFTRVTEHALRGRLVEVYEGGRPARNASIEAGAGRSAADLRAAVVESADELDNAWKQVDSEDWQRPVTYRDGVLLDVLHCRWREVEIHAADLALGRGVADWSPDFCAHALDFLAPRVPDGMALTLRPDDSDLRRQWGSGEPVEVRGALTDLTAWMAGRTPTGPLVSSSGAVAQLGPWP, via the coding sequence ATGTCCCTGAGCACCGAAGACGTCGTCGCCGAGGTCCGCGAGGGCCACGCCCGCATCGCCGCGCTCGTGGAAGAGCTCACCGACGCGCAGGCGCGCGGCGACTCGGCGCTGCCGGGTTGGTCGCGCGGCCACGTCCTCACCCATCTCGCCGACCTGGCCCGCGCGTTCACCCGGGTGACCGAACACGCGCTGCGGGGACGCCTCGTCGAGGTCTACGAGGGCGGCCGTCCTGCGCGGAACGCGTCGATCGAGGCAGGCGCCGGACGGTCGGCGGCCGATCTGCGTGCTGCGGTCGTCGAGTCGGCCGATGAGCTCGACAACGCCTGGAAGCAGGTGGACTCCGAAGACTGGCAGCGTCCGGTGACCTACCGCGACGGCGTGCTTCTCGACGTCCTGCACTGCAGGTGGCGCGAGGTCGAGATCCACGCCGCCGATCTGGCACTCGGCCGCGGGGTCGCCGACTGGTCCCCGGACTTCTGCGCGCACGCCCTGGACTTCCTGGCTCCCCGGGTACCGGATGGCATGGCATTGACCCTCCGCCCCGACGACTCCGACCTGCGGCGGCAGTGGGGCAGCGGCGAGCCGGTCGAGGTGCGCGGCGCGCTCACCGACTTGACCGCGTGGATGGCGGGCCGTACGCCGACGGGACCGCTGGTCAGCAGCAGCGGTGCGGTCGCGCAGCTCGGCCCTTGGCCGTGA
- a CDS encoding Xaa-Pro dipeptidyl-peptidase: MKRRARISLLAVVCALPLSALPATAAPAPPQKPVFEDGEAQPVFDPAQVVREDLWVTAPVDSDRDGRHDQVHLQVVRPKETERGLRVPVVYQASPYFAGGNEVPNHNVDTELHVPQDSARPGGQRAERMAVTTAAAGKWAYEDYLLARGYAVVYGESLGTGQSTGCPTTGAVNETIGARSVVDWLNARAAGHFADGRNARAKWSTGQVAMMGVSYNGTLPNAVATTGVQGLEAIVPIGAISNWYDYYRADGAVVAPGGYQGEDADVLAKYVHTRADREPCGPVIDRLTAEQDRITGDYSPFWDERNYLDDVGKVRAAVLSAHGLNDWNVKTKQAAQWYEALRANDVPHKIWWHQAGHTDPISLRRDEWLRTVNRWFTKYLYDQDNGVEREPRATVQREDGSWVEEAEWPAPGTADVIMRPTPGGGERGGLTFAREGSRAVESLRDDAAQRAEDLAAAPSSPNRLAYFSEPTPRPVRVSGTVRADLALTFDRPAANVTALLVDMAPDGSTSVVTRGWTDPQNRDAIDRTSPIEPGKQYRIEVAMQPDDYVVAAGHRLGVVLLSSDHDFTLRPKPGAGISLDLERSRVILPVVRES; encoded by the coding sequence GTGAAGCGGCGCGCTCGGATCAGCCTGCTCGCGGTGGTGTGCGCACTGCCGCTTTCCGCCCTGCCGGCCACGGCGGCCCCGGCCCCGCCGCAGAAGCCGGTCTTCGAGGACGGCGAGGCCCAGCCGGTTTTCGACCCCGCCCAGGTGGTGCGCGAGGACCTGTGGGTGACCGCCCCCGTGGACAGCGACCGCGACGGCAGGCACGACCAGGTGCACCTGCAGGTAGTGCGCCCGAAGGAGACCGAGCGCGGACTGCGGGTGCCGGTCGTCTACCAGGCGAGCCCGTACTTCGCCGGTGGCAACGAGGTGCCGAACCACAACGTCGACACCGAACTGCACGTGCCCCAGGACTCCGCGCGGCCCGGTGGGCAGCGCGCCGAGCGGATGGCGGTGACCACGGCCGCGGCCGGCAAGTGGGCCTACGAGGACTACCTGCTCGCCCGCGGCTACGCCGTCGTCTACGGCGAGTCGCTGGGCACCGGCCAGTCGACCGGGTGCCCGACCACCGGAGCGGTGAACGAGACGATCGGCGCGCGCTCGGTCGTCGACTGGCTCAACGCCCGTGCGGCGGGGCACTTCGCCGACGGCAGGAACGCCCGCGCCAAGTGGTCGACCGGCCAGGTCGCCATGATGGGTGTCTCCTACAACGGGACGCTGCCCAATGCCGTTGCGACCACCGGCGTGCAGGGCCTGGAGGCCATCGTGCCGATCGGCGCGATCTCCAACTGGTACGACTACTACCGCGCGGACGGTGCCGTGGTGGCTCCCGGCGGGTACCAGGGCGAGGACGCCGACGTCCTGGCGAAGTACGTGCACACCAGGGCCGACCGCGAACCGTGCGGGCCGGTGATCGACCGGCTCACCGCTGAGCAGGACCGCATCACCGGTGACTACAGCCCGTTCTGGGACGAGCGCAACTACCTCGACGACGTCGGCAAGGTCCGCGCCGCGGTGCTGTCGGCGCACGGCCTCAACGACTGGAACGTCAAGACCAAGCAGGCCGCGCAGTGGTACGAGGCGCTGCGCGCCAACGACGTGCCGCACAAGATCTGGTGGCACCAGGCCGGGCACACCGACCCGATCTCCCTGCGCCGGGACGAGTGGCTGCGCACCGTGAACCGCTGGTTCACAAAGTACCTCTACGACCAGGACAACGGGGTCGAGCGCGAGCCGCGGGCCACCGTCCAGCGCGAGGACGGCAGTTGGGTCGAGGAGGCCGAATGGCCTGCTCCGGGAACCGCCGACGTGATCATGCGCCCGACCCCGGGCGGCGGAGAGCGCGGTGGCCTGACGTTCGCGCGGGAGGGAAGCCGGGCGGTGGAGAGCCTGCGCGACGACGCCGCGCAACGCGCCGAGGACCTGGCAGCGGCGCCGAGTTCACCGAACCGGCTGGCCTACTTCAGCGAGCCCACGCCCCGACCGGTGCGGGTGAGCGGCACCGTGCGCGCCGACCTGGCGCTGACCTTCGACCGCCCGGCGGCCAACGTCACCGCGCTGCTGGTCGACATGGCACCCGACGGCAGCACCTCCGTGGTCACCCGGGGCTGGACCGACCCGCAGAACAGGGACGCCATCGACCGGACCTCGCCGATCGAGCCGGGGAAGCAGTACCGGATCGAGGTGGCGATGCAGCCTGACGACTACGTCGTGGCGGCGGGTCACCGGCTGGGGGTGGTGCTGCTGTCCAGCGACCACGACTTCACGCTGCGGCCGAAGCCGGGTGCGGGCATCTCGCTCGACCTGGAGCGCAGCCGGGTGATCCTGCCGGTGGTCCGCGAGTCCTGA
- a CDS encoding RNA polymerase sigma-70 factor — MAPETDEFEALRPRMFGLAYRLLGSAQDAEDVVQDAFLRWQGADRAAVRNPWAWLAKVVTNLALNRLSSARVRRERYVGQWLPEPVLTTTGALGPLETAEQRESVSLALLVLLERLKPAERAVYVLREAFGYGHREVAEVLGTTEANSRQIHRRARASLEDAEAASASEISDEDRARWRDLVARFMAAARAGDLRGLEQLLTADVMSWADGGGRVGTARRPVLGRDRVARYLAGGLTRFAAGVDVVFDEVNGVPAVLALVDGAVRGVLVPEFSAERISALRIIANPDKLAFIARQSAAVSHPAVSPGSHR, encoded by the coding sequence GTGGCTCCGGAGACCGACGAGTTCGAAGCGCTGCGCCCGCGCATGTTCGGGCTGGCCTACCGGTTGCTGGGCTCGGCCCAGGACGCTGAGGACGTCGTCCAAGACGCTTTCCTGCGGTGGCAGGGCGCGGACCGCGCGGCGGTGCGGAACCCGTGGGCCTGGCTCGCCAAGGTTGTCACCAACCTCGCGCTGAACCGGCTGTCCTCCGCGCGGGTGCGCCGCGAACGCTACGTCGGTCAGTGGCTGCCGGAACCGGTGCTGACGACGACCGGCGCGCTGGGACCACTGGAAACGGCGGAGCAGCGGGAATCGGTGTCGCTGGCGCTGCTGGTCCTCCTCGAACGCCTCAAGCCCGCCGAACGTGCCGTTTACGTCCTTCGGGAGGCGTTCGGATACGGCCACCGCGAGGTCGCCGAGGTCCTCGGCACCACCGAGGCCAACTCGCGGCAGATCCACCGCCGTGCACGCGCGTCGCTCGAAGACGCGGAGGCTGCCTCGGCATCGGAGATCTCCGACGAGGACCGGGCGCGCTGGCGAGATCTCGTCGCGCGGTTCATGGCGGCCGCTCGCGCAGGCGACCTCCGCGGTCTCGAGCAGCTGCTCACCGCGGACGTCATGTCGTGGGCCGATGGCGGCGGACGGGTCGGCACGGCCCGGCGCCCGGTGCTGGGACGCGACCGGGTCGCCCGCTATCTCGCCGGCGGGCTCACCCGGTTCGCCGCCGGCGTGGACGTCGTGTTCGACGAGGTGAACGGCGTCCCCGCGGTACTCGCGCTGGTCGACGGCGCTGTGCGCGGGGTGCTCGTACCGGAGTTCTCCGCCGAGCGGATCAGCGCCCTGCGCATCATCGCGAACCCGGACAAGCTGGCGTTCATCGCTCGTCAGTCCGCTGCCGTGTCACATCCCGCGGTGTCGCCCGGTTCTCACAGGTGA
- the galE gene encoding UDP-glucose 4-epimerase GalE produces MKLLVTGGAGYVGSVCAARLLEAGHEVVVVDDLSTGHADAIPDGCKFVEADIAEAAGDLLADSFDGVLHFAAKSLVGESMQEPFKYWHGNVVTSLRLLEAVREHGTPRLVFSSTAATYGEPENVPITEDAPTRPTNTYGATKLAIDHAISSYAAAHGLAAVSLRYFNVAGAHGAFGERHTVETHLIPIVLQVALGQREQVQMFGDDWPTEDGTCVRDYIHVTDLADAHLLALEHAQPGTHRVYNLGNGTGFSVKQVIDTCRKVTGHPIPALVAPRRAGDPATLVASSQRAREELSWEPARADLERIVRDAWEFTRSRNQG; encoded by the coding sequence TTGAAGCTCCTGGTCACTGGCGGGGCGGGGTACGTCGGCAGCGTGTGCGCGGCACGGCTGCTCGAAGCCGGGCACGAGGTCGTCGTGGTCGACGACCTGTCCACCGGGCACGCCGACGCGATTCCCGACGGCTGCAAGTTCGTCGAGGCCGACATCGCCGAGGCCGCGGGCGACCTGCTGGCCGACTCCTTCGACGGCGTCCTGCACTTCGCCGCCAAGTCGCTGGTCGGGGAATCCATGCAGGAGCCCTTCAAGTACTGGCACGGCAACGTGGTGACGTCGCTGCGCCTGCTGGAGGCAGTGCGCGAACATGGCACGCCACGGCTGGTGTTCTCCTCCACCGCGGCGACCTACGGCGAGCCGGAGAACGTGCCGATCACCGAGGACGCGCCCACCAGGCCGACCAACACCTACGGCGCGACCAAGCTGGCCATCGACCACGCGATCAGCTCCTACGCCGCCGCGCACGGACTGGCCGCGGTGAGCCTGCGCTACTTCAACGTCGCCGGTGCCCACGGAGCTTTCGGCGAGCGGCACACCGTCGAGACCCACCTGATCCCGATCGTGCTGCAGGTCGCGCTGGGCCAGCGGGAGCAGGTGCAGATGTTCGGGGACGACTGGCCCACCGAGGACGGCACCTGCGTCCGGGACTACATCCACGTCACCGACCTGGCCGACGCCCACCTGCTGGCGCTCGAGCACGCCCAGCCCGGCACCCACCGCGTCTACAACCTCGGCAACGGCACCGGTTTCTCGGTCAAGCAGGTCATCGACACCTGCCGGAAGGTGACCGGTCACCCGATTCCCGCACTGGTCGCACCGCGCCGCGCCGGTGACCCGGCGACGCTGGTGGCGTCGAGCCAGCGCGCTCGCGAGGAGCTGTCGTGGGAACCCGCGCGCGCCGACTTGGAGCGGATCGTGCGCGACGCGTGGGAGTTCACCCGCAGCCGAAACCAGGGTTGA
- a CDS encoding phosphodiester glycosidase family protein encodes MPRRRTTIAVAATVALAVAAPPAGARSPSTATPLGPPPVETFPGSSSPSETVLSTASADGIATGGVRSAEDIATGSVTKPVAPGLELTEFDRFGPAGWLRGDMLSVDLTESRLEPTYLHPGAASARTPLSEQAARIGAVAGVNGDFFDIDATGAPLGVGLSGGELLNAPGSGHNHVAAVGDRLGGLAQVFLEAAFTRADGAKHRISDLNAPKVSPNGIALYTSFWGAASRATAVAGAARVTEAEVADGVVTRISDMPAEGSAPGGTVRLLGVDAGADILRTLRQGERIEVHYAPRSEGELPKAAVGGNKVLLRDGVVQQVDDTALHPRTAAGFSADGTRMWLVTIDGRQADSRGMTERELAEHLRSLGADDALNLDGGGSSTLLAREEGGPAAVVHNAPSDGHERPVPNGIGFSVAPGSGTLTGFGVEPAADRVLSGLTRRVEAFGHDETGAPVAGEPRWKVSPPESGWVRNGVFHARRPGNSTITAKAGRAGGEAPLVVLGPPVRLDTDIEQVRLPGAGAQGRFQVRGYDADGFGTWVEPGDVELEYNTDQFRIDPAPDGFSVTALVPFAASVVTARVGGHVTHLGVTAGSQARQLSPMDTLEGWKASVHPQPVRASLGSADGHDGTPGIALDYSLTGTTATRAAYVNADPMPELPPGTQKLGLWVNGDAKGGWLRFTVVDSAGVATTADLARKVDWTGWRYVETPIPSGVAAPARLQRIYVVEPDGARQYEGRLVFDDLTVSVAPDAPVPPDPRHPDDSVVQDGTLERGGTRVAVVSDAQFTADDPDGPLVGQARRSLRDAVAAAPDVVVINGDFVDRGTAADFDLARRVIDEELGDRVRWFYVPGNHETYGPGDLREFSAEFGPTHRVADLGGTRFITLDSSLGTLRQGGFDQVRMLREALDAARRDPRVEAVAVFMHHPIEDPAPADASELSDPKEADLLTRWLTDFEHDSRKPAVVVTAHAGAFHSSTVDGVQCQVNGNAGKAPALAPQDGGFTGTSLLRIKPGDARPVRWETRPHVDELRLTAPAELGVGASVPVVAQVGQDGRSVPVAYPVSSDWIGSPNVYIGRPEDAGPRYVAAFDPTRGSLTGLRSGMGELTVVVNGVNRTTRFMVTP; translated from the coding sequence TTGCCTCGGCGCAGGACCACGATCGCGGTCGCCGCCACCGTCGCGCTGGCGGTGGCCGCCCCACCTGCCGGAGCCCGTTCGCCGAGCACCGCCACGCCGCTGGGGCCACCGCCGGTCGAGACCTTCCCGGGCTCGTCTTCGCCGTCCGAGACGGTCCTCAGCACGGCCTCCGCGGACGGCATCGCGACCGGTGGCGTCCGGTCGGCCGAGGACATCGCGACCGGTAGCGTCACCAAGCCCGTCGCCCCCGGCCTCGAGCTGACCGAGTTCGACCGCTTCGGCCCGGCGGGATGGCTTCGAGGTGACATGCTCTCCGTCGACCTCACCGAGTCCCGGCTCGAACCCACCTACCTGCACCCGGGGGCCGCATCGGCGCGGACGCCGCTGTCCGAACAGGCGGCGCGCATCGGCGCGGTCGCGGGGGTCAACGGCGACTTCTTCGACATCGATGCGACGGGCGCACCGCTCGGAGTCGGGCTGAGCGGCGGAGAACTGCTCAACGCACCCGGCAGTGGCCACAACCACGTCGCCGCCGTCGGCGACCGGCTGGGCGGCCTGGCGCAGGTCTTCCTGGAAGCCGCTTTCACCAGGGCCGACGGTGCGAAGCACCGGATCTCGGACCTCAACGCGCCCAAGGTGTCGCCGAACGGCATCGCCCTCTACACGTCGTTCTGGGGCGCCGCTTCGCGGGCGACGGCCGTCGCGGGCGCCGCGAGAGTCACCGAGGCCGAGGTGGCGGACGGTGTTGTCACCCGTATCAGCGACATGCCCGCTGAGGGCTCCGCACCTGGCGGGACGGTGCGGCTCCTCGGCGTCGACGCGGGAGCCGACATCCTGCGCACCTTGCGGCAGGGAGAGCGCATCGAGGTGCACTACGCGCCGCGCAGCGAAGGGGAACTGCCGAAGGCCGCCGTCGGAGGCAACAAGGTGCTGCTGCGCGACGGCGTCGTGCAGCAGGTGGACGACACCGCCCTGCACCCGCGCACCGCGGCCGGTTTCTCGGCCGACGGCACGCGGATGTGGTTGGTCACCATCGATGGACGGCAGGCCGACAGCCGGGGCATGACCGAACGCGAGCTGGCCGAGCACCTGCGGTCCCTCGGTGCCGACGACGCGCTCAACCTCGACGGCGGTGGATCCTCCACCCTGCTGGCGCGGGAAGAGGGCGGCCCCGCGGCTGTCGTGCACAACGCGCCGTCGGACGGGCACGAGCGCCCGGTCCCGAACGGCATCGGGTTCTCCGTAGCACCGGGAAGCGGCACGCTCACAGGCTTCGGGGTCGAGCCCGCCGCCGACCGCGTCCTTTCCGGCCTGACTCGCCGCGTCGAGGCATTCGGGCACGACGAGACCGGTGCTCCGGTGGCGGGCGAGCCGCGCTGGAAGGTCTCACCGCCTGAAAGCGGCTGGGTGCGCAACGGCGTTTTCCACGCACGGCGCCCCGGGAACAGCACGATAACCGCGAAGGCGGGCCGCGCAGGCGGTGAGGCCCCGCTGGTGGTTCTCGGCCCGCCGGTCCGGCTGGACACCGACATCGAACAGGTGCGGTTGCCCGGCGCCGGCGCGCAGGGGCGCTTCCAGGTCCGCGGCTACGACGCGGACGGTTTCGGCACCTGGGTCGAGCCGGGCGATGTGGAGCTGGAGTACAACACCGACCAGTTCCGGATCGATCCCGCCCCTGACGGGTTCTCGGTGACCGCGCTGGTGCCGTTCGCCGCGTCGGTGGTGACGGCCAGGGTGGGCGGCCACGTCACGCACCTCGGCGTGACGGCCGGGTCGCAGGCGCGGCAGCTCTCGCCGATGGACACCCTGGAGGGTTGGAAGGCGAGCGTGCACCCGCAGCCCGTTCGAGCCTCGCTGGGGTCCGCGGACGGGCACGACGGCACACCGGGGATCGCCCTGGACTACTCGCTCACCGGTACCACCGCCACCAGGGCCGCGTACGTCAACGCCGACCCGATGCCCGAGCTGCCACCGGGAACCCAGAAGCTCGGGCTCTGGGTCAACGGCGACGCCAAGGGCGGCTGGCTGCGCTTCACCGTCGTCGACAGCGCGGGCGTGGCCACTACCGCGGACCTCGCGCGGAAGGTCGACTGGACCGGTTGGCGCTACGTCGAGACCCCGATCCCCAGCGGGGTGGCCGCACCCGCCCGGCTCCAGCGGATCTACGTGGTGGAACCCGACGGCGCCCGCCAGTACGAGGGCCGGCTCGTCTTCGACGACCTGACGGTTTCGGTCGCACCGGACGCCCCGGTCCCGCCGGACCCGCGTCACCCGGACGACTCCGTGGTGCAGGACGGCACGCTCGAACGGGGTGGCACCCGTGTCGCGGTGGTCAGCGACGCGCAGTTCACGGCCGACGATCCGGACGGGCCGCTGGTCGGGCAGGCGCGCCGCAGCCTGCGGGACGCCGTTGCGGCGGCACCCGACGTCGTGGTGATCAACGGCGACTTCGTCGACCGGGGGACCGCGGCGGACTTCGACCTCGCCCGCCGCGTCATCGACGAGGAGCTCGGCGACCGGGTCCGGTGGTTCTACGTGCCGGGCAACCACGAGACCTACGGCCCCGGTGATCTTCGCGAGTTCAGCGCCGAGTTCGGTCCCACGCACCGCGTTGCGGATCTCGGCGGCACCAGGTTCATCACCCTCGACTCCTCGCTGGGCACCCTGCGCCAGGGAGGTTTCGACCAGGTCAGGATGTTGCGCGAGGCGCTGGACGCGGCGCGGCGCGATCCGCGCGTCGAGGCGGTCGCGGTGTTCATGCACCACCCGATCGAAGACCCCGCACCGGCCGACGCCTCGGAGCTGTCGGACCCGAAGGAAGCGGACCTGCTGACCCGCTGGCTCACCGACTTCGAGCACGACAGCCGCAAACCCGCGGTCGTCGTGACCGCGCACGCCGGCGCATTCCACTCCTCCACAGTGGACGGAGTTCAGTGCCAGGTGAACGGCAACGCGGGGAAGGCGCCCGCGCTCGCCCCGCAGGACGGCGGGTTCACCGGCACGAGCCTGCTGCGGATCAAGCCGGGTGACGCGCGGCCCGTCCGCTGGGAGACCCGGCCGCACGTGGACGAGCTGCGGCTCACCGCCCCGGCGGAGCTCGGCGTCGGAGCGTCGGTGCCCGTTGTCGCCCAGGTGGGCCAGGACGGGCGGTCGGTTCCGGTCGCCTATCCCGTCAGCTCGGACTGGATCGGCTCGCCCAACGTGTACATCGGGCGTCCCGAGGACGCCGGGCCGCGGTATGTCGCGGCCTTCGATCCGACGCGGGGTTCGCTGACCGGACTGCGCTCCGGGATGGGCGAACTGACTGTCGTCGTCAATGGGGTGAACCGGACCACTCGGTTCATGGTCACTCCATAG
- a CDS encoding DUF4192 domain-containing protein: MTGSLHSTVSLDHLGGILAATPHLLGFRPENSLVLMAVAELSTKPVFGFTLRVDLPPPGHEYEVAEQLLSGAVRSQHADSVVAVVVGERPGDRPPDEPEPPPWDPPHRRLVEVVREILGCAGISVTHAIWMSAIVTGRPWICYDEDECRGVMPDPQISPVGTATAAAGVVTFGNRAEIEALVASEPAGELARRSARLDALTEDLEAEREPHDRLRQDLEFVSAAITRTAQGAALTEDDHLRVLLAVSDPRVRDIVLGTSIGPVSRAAEQLWLTLVRKAPAPELADVAALLAFSAYLRGDRVFAGVVLERAEVVRPEHSLTRLLRQSLEVGLPASKLVVLARDAAEDARTLLQEDGAW, encoded by the coding sequence ATGACCGGATCGCTGCATTCGACGGTAAGCCTGGACCACCTCGGCGGGATTCTCGCCGCCACACCGCACCTGCTCGGCTTCCGACCCGAGAACTCACTGGTGCTGATGGCGGTGGCCGAACTGTCGACCAAACCCGTCTTCGGATTCACGCTGCGCGTGGACCTCCCGCCCCCTGGCCACGAGTACGAGGTGGCCGAGCAACTGCTCAGCGGCGCGGTCCGGTCCCAGCACGCCGACTCCGTCGTGGCGGTCGTCGTCGGTGAGCGACCCGGCGACCGGCCGCCGGACGAACCTGAGCCGCCGCCCTGGGATCCGCCGCACCGGCGGCTGGTCGAAGTGGTGCGGGAAATCCTCGGCTGCGCGGGCATATCCGTGACGCACGCGATCTGGATGTCGGCGATCGTCACCGGCAGGCCGTGGATCTGCTACGACGAGGACGAGTGCCGTGGCGTGATGCCGGACCCGCAGATCTCTCCGGTGGGCACCGCGACGGCCGCCGCGGGAGTGGTCACCTTCGGCAACAGGGCGGAGATCGAGGCCCTCGTCGCCTCCGAGCCTGCGGGAGAACTCGCCAGGCGCTCCGCCCGCCTGGACGCCCTCACCGAGGACCTGGAAGCCGAACGCGAACCCCACGACCGTCTGCGGCAGGACCTCGAGTTCGTGTCGGCGGCGATCACGCGAACCGCGCAAGGTGCGGCGCTGACCGAGGACGACCACCTCCGCGTGCTGCTCGCGGTCTCCGATCCGCGGGTCCGCGACATCGTCCTGGGCACGAGCATCGGACCGGTGTCCAGGGCCGCCGAACAGCTCTGGCTGACGCTCGTGCGCAAGGCCCCGGCGCCGGAGCTCGCCGATGTGGCGGCGCTGCTCGCGTTCTCGGCGTACCTGCGCGGAGACCGCGTGTTCGCGGGCGTCGTGCTGGAACGGGCCGAGGTCGTGCGCCCCGAGCACAGCCTCACCCGCCTGCTGCGGCAGTCCCTGGAGGTGGGACTGCCGGCGTCGAAGCTGGTCGTGCTGGCCCGGGACGCGGCCGAGGACGCCAGGACCCTGCTGCAAGAGGACGGTGCGTGGTGA
- a CDS encoding SDR family oxidoreductase, which yields MREPILVTGGTGTLGRVVVRELLDAGRDVRVLSRRSSPEQSLFERVTGDLRRGTGVDAAVSGVAAIVHCATTLGRADVATARTLVDAARRHGNPHIVYISIVGVDRVPLPYYRAKLEVERMLTVSGLPWTILRTTQFHDLIARIASLQARSPVNLTLGGAAFQPVDVGEVAVRLAELAVGEPAGRVPDMGGPEIRSHRDLTREYLRATGRRRLVLPVRVPGAISAAYRRGGHLAPERAVGRVTFADYLAART from the coding sequence GTGCGAGAACCGATCCTGGTCACCGGAGGCACCGGCACACTCGGCAGGGTGGTGGTGCGCGAGCTGCTCGACGCGGGTCGTGACGTCCGCGTGCTGAGTCGTCGCAGCAGTCCCGAGCAGAGCTTGTTCGAACGGGTGACCGGTGACTTGCGGCGCGGAACCGGCGTGGATGCCGCGGTGTCGGGAGTCGCCGCGATCGTCCACTGCGCCACCACGCTCGGACGTGCGGACGTCGCTACCGCGCGGACTCTGGTAGACGCCGCACGGCGCCACGGAAATCCCCACATCGTGTACATCTCGATCGTCGGCGTCGACCGGGTGCCGTTGCCGTACTACCGGGCGAAGCTGGAAGTCGAGCGGATGCTCACGGTATCCGGCCTGCCGTGGACGATCCTGCGCACGACGCAGTTCCACGACCTCATCGCCAGGATCGCGTCGTTGCAGGCGCGCTCACCGGTGAACCTGACGCTCGGCGGCGCCGCCTTCCAGCCGGTCGACGTCGGTGAGGTGGCCGTACGCCTGGCGGAGCTGGCGGTGGGCGAACCCGCCGGGCGCGTGCCGGACATGGGCGGACCGGAGATCCGCTCGCACCGCGACCTGACGCGGGAGTACCTGCGCGCGACCGGCCGCCGCCGGTTGGTGTTGCCGGTGCGGGTACCGGGCGCGATCTCGGCGGCGTACCGGCGCGGCGGACATCTCGCGCCCGAGCGGGCCGTCGGTCGCGTCACCTTCGCCGACTACCTGGCCGCCCGGACGTGA
- a CDS encoding erythromycin esterase family protein has product MAAASIRDVVFPLHTLDPAAGDDSDLQVLRDVVGDARVVCLGESVHFASEFYRLRDRVLRFLVRELGFSAFVLESGLPEGLLVDDWVRGGLGDLAEIARRGITYAFGRCEEMHAQLRWMRDWNAAGRHTVGFYGMDVPGWCANPGPGVAACLARLDPMPGDRELLAAADLGEPTGAPSPDARGATGAPAGLARGIGELAARASAVGDDLALQCARGAQRVVEFLAHGLYPAPGRNLRNEVMAENLRWILDREDRIVVGAHNVHLQRAVSFDGTAPIGSLLTPVLGDDLVVIGTTRGAGPVPDLDLGADPSRRFSAPDGASAPPPHSLDAVLDAAELPHHLVDLRRIPPETIAAATAMCAQNVLVDLDPRQAFDAIVHVRQITPAHGAADRPANPTER; this is encoded by the coding sequence ATGGCGGCAGCGTCGATCCGTGATGTCGTGTTCCCGTTGCACACCCTGGACCCCGCCGCTGGTGACGACTCGGACCTGCAGGTGCTGCGGGATGTGGTCGGCGACGCGCGAGTGGTCTGCCTCGGCGAGAGCGTGCACTTCGCCTCTGAGTTCTACCGGCTGCGCGACCGCGTGCTGCGTTTCCTCGTGCGGGAGCTCGGGTTCTCCGCGTTCGTCCTGGAGTCAGGCCTGCCGGAGGGCCTGCTGGTCGACGACTGGGTGCGCGGAGGGCTCGGCGATCTCGCCGAGATCGCACGCCGCGGCATCACCTACGCGTTCGGCCGGTGTGAGGAGATGCACGCCCAACTGCGGTGGATGCGGGACTGGAACGCCGCCGGCAGGCACACGGTGGGCTTCTACGGCATGGATGTGCCGGGCTGGTGCGCCAACCCAGGTCCCGGAGTTGCTGCCTGTCTCGCAAGACTCGATCCCATGCCCGGGGATCGGGAACTGCTGGCCGCCGCTGATCTGGGCGAACCCACCGGTGCGCCCTCCCCGGACGCGCGAGGTGCGACCGGTGCGCCGGCAGGGCTTGCCCGCGGAATCGGCGAGCTCGCCGCGCGGGCGAGCGCGGTCGGCGACGATCTCGCGTTGCAGTGCGCCCGCGGCGCGCAGCGGGTGGTCGAGTTCCTCGCGCACGGCCTCTACCCGGCCCCCGGCCGCAACCTGCGCAACGAGGTCATGGCCGAGAACCTCCGGTGGATCCTCGACCGGGAGGACCGCATCGTTGTCGGCGCCCACAACGTCCACCTGCAACGCGCGGTGTCCTTCGACGGCACCGCTCCGATCGGAAGCCTCCTGACACCCGTGTTGGGCGATGACCTGGTCGTCATCGGCACCACCCGCGGGGCCGGGCCCGTGCCCGATCTCGACCTCGGTGCAGACCCGTCCAGGCGCTTCTCCGCTCCGGACGGTGCATCCGCACCGCCACCCCACTCCCTGGACGCGGTCCTGGACGCGGCCGAGCTCCCGCACCACCTCGTGGACCTGCGCCGCATCCCGCCGGAGACCATCGCCGCGGCCACGGCCATGTGCGCCCAGAACGTGTTGGTCGACCTCGACCCTCGGCAGGCGTTTGACGCCATCGTCCACGTCCGTCAGATCACCCCAGCCCACGGCGCGGCCGACCGTCCGGCCAACCCCACCGAACGCTGA